Proteins encoded in a region of the Drosophila sechellia strain sech25 chromosome 2L, ASM438219v1, whole genome shotgun sequence genome:
- the LOC6614766 gene encoding condensin complex subunit 2 has translation MTLPRLETPLRRSAVGQEGVSRMLTPFNDDEAERREARRRTLLQQHHRSSTLESIEDNETIKNCLELYNGNKVSKDNAWNLMLIDSLANLLDHHHKRMSNFKMAGSSLEASSKVYGLRVDSIYLDAMRISAGLSARTLTDKQINAAEDDDGPQGEQATGEGQDSAQQASKEAAPKPKRQKKPISTVTKNRDTLNSRLDTAPLQDPVFGKLNSTVGSINASNRLMHNILPSFDSELRLRTTYNFWDSEGSTEEVQDHTTLNAEMEQWPAESLMSTNLMRKLLPHAERSNLRPLHTGYIITSAPNPKTANEKPAEAVQDEDHDEGLDNGDDMCVNEISMAFDINAECEPMPDLDGPPPLVLEVDSNELEELTAEEQMVINNCRRLRKQTEFIEDLRPVDGNSKLEYSYRPMDQISQFWAGPSHWKFKRTRPRSTFSQTNGQVDTQPIRTQRAKKSTHLNANRRAKALDYGNVTENFFQQLDTTIRQRKANFQKKWDPRKLILPTKFELDPDLFFKYESAPSIKLSKRAGEPDSDEGGDLGIDMDVDMHHDDDNDQEELFNNEHFTDAVPANVSVIAAIAAEQAAEASMAAGEIGLTQMNATCNNTLFEIGTEFEGAPSQVAKVVVPFAKRAKVIDMKNLKKSCNSLIQKQLLNAVPEETIPSHPKKKSEHYSKGFASFQQVYQKLPNLLTTKMADSLSPSVAFYAVLHLANDLKLRLIPQEDLEDFQIRQVLD, from the exons ATGACTCTGCCCCGCTTAGAAACTCCGCTCAGGCGGTCCGCGGTTGGTCAGGAGGGGGTGTCCCGCATGCTAACCCCCTTTAACGACGACGAGGCGGAAAGGCGGGAAGCCCGACGTCGCACGCTTCTGCAGCAGCATCACCGGTCGAGCACTCTGGAGTCCATCGAGGATAATGAGACCATCAAGAACTGCTTGGAGCTCTACAATGGCAACAAAGTGAGCAAGGACAACGCCTGGAACCTGATGCTCATCGATTCGTTGGCCAATCTGCTGGATCACCATCACAAGCGCATGAGCAACTTCAAG ATGGCTGGTTCCTCTTTAGAAGCCTCGTCCAAGGTTTACGGCCTGCGTGTGGACTCCATCTACTTGGACGCCATGCGCATTTCAGCTGGCTTGAGTGCTCGAACTCTTACGGATAAGCAAATAAATGCTGCCGAGGATGATGATGGACCCCAAGGCGAACAGGCTACTGGCGAGGGACAGGACTCAGCGCAACAGGCATCAAAAGAAGCAGCACCGAAGCCCAAACGTCAAAAGAAGCCCATATCCACCGTGACCAAAAACAGAGATACGCTGAACAGCCGGCTGGATACGGCTCCCTTGCAGGATCCTGTGTTTGGCAAGCTGAACTCCACTGTGGGCTCCATAAATGCTTCCAATCGTCTGATGCACAACATTCTTCCTAGTTTCGACTCTGAATTGCGCTTGCGTACCACCTACAATTTTTGGGACAGTGAAGGGTCCACCGAGGAGGTCCAGGACCACACTACGCTCAATGCAGAAATGGAACAATGGCCAGCCGAATCACTTATGAGCACCAATCTTATGCGCAAACTTCTGCCACATGCTGAAAGATCAAATCTGCGACCGCTGCACACGGGCTACATCATCACGAGTGCGCCTAATCCCAAGACGGCCAATGAAAAGCCAGCGGAGGCAGTGCAGGATGAAGATCATGACGAGGGTCTGGATAATGGCGACGATATGTGTGTAAATGAGATTTCCATGGCCTTTGACATCAATGCCGAGTGTGAGCCCATGCCGGACCTGGATGGACCACCGCCTCTGGTTCTGGAAGTGGACTCCAATGAGCTGGAAGAGCTCACTGCCGAGGAGCAAATGGTGATCAACAATTGCCGCCGGCTGCGTAAGCAGACAGAGTTCATTGAGGATTTGCGACCGGTAGACGGGAATTCCAAGCTAGAGTACTCCTACAGGCCGATGGATCAGATCTCCCAGTTTTGGGCCGGCCCCTCGCACTGGAAGTTCAAGCGGACGCGCCCGCGCAGCACTTTCTCGCAGACCAATGGCCAGGTGGACACCCAGCCTATTCGCACTCAACGAGCCAAGAAGTCAACGCATCTAAACGCCAACCGAAGAGCCAAGGCTTTAGACTATGGCAATGTGACGGAAAACTTCTTCCAACAGCTGGACACCACCATAAGGCAGCGCAAGGCGAATTTCCAAAAGAAGTGGGATCCCCGAAAGCTGATATTGCCCACCAAGTTCGAATTGGACCCGGATCTTTTCTTCAAATACGAATCCGCTCCCAGCATAAAGTTGTCGAAACGCGCAGGTGAACCTGATTCGGATGAGGGTGGAGACCTTGGCATCGATATGGATGTGGATATGCACCACGATGATGACAATGACCAGGAGGAGCTATTCAACAACGAGCATTTTACCGACGCCGTTCCCGCCAACGTGAGCGTTATTGCCGCGATTGCCGCGGAGCAAGCGGCCGAGGCAAGCATGGCCGCGGGTGAGATTGGCCTCACCCAGATGAACGCCACTTGCAACAACACACTCTTCGAGATCGGCACCGAGTTCGAGGGTGCGCCGTCGCAG GTTGCCAAAGTGGTTGTTCCATTCGCGAAGAGAGCCAAGGTGATAGACATGAAGAATCTGAAAAAGTCCTGCAACTCTCTAATACAGAAACAACTGCTAAACGCTGTGCCGGAGGAGACGATACCCTCGCATCCCAAGAAAAAGAGTGAACACTATTCAAAGGGTTTCGCGAGTTTTCAGCAGGTGTATCAGAAGCTGCCCAACCTTTTGACGACCAAAATGGCAGACTCGCTTTCCCCGTCGGTGGCATTCTATGCGGTTCTGCATTTGGCCAACGACTTGAAACTGCGGCTAATTCCGCAGGAAGATTTAGAGGACTTTCAAATACGCCAGGTGTTGGATTGA
- the LOC6614767 gene encoding ovarian-specific serine/threonine-protein kinase Lok isoform X1 has protein sequence MARDTQGTQGTQSQASNIWTQVESQPMEKIVWGRLYGKNIKIKSLGTSSKYRILYTHSSFSVDLNNDEFTAGRGEANDLILTLNDLPEKILTRISKVHFIIKRANCELTNPVYIQDLSRNGTFVNNEKIGTNRMRILKNDDVISLSHPTYKAFVFKDLSPNESIGLPEEINKTYYVNRKLGSGAYGLVRLVYDTRTCQQFAMKIVKKNMLSGARPSTNFSDPDRVLNEAKIMKNLSHPCVVRMHDIVDKPDSVYMVLEFMRGGDLLNRIISNKLLSEDTSKLYFYQMCHAVKYLHDRGITHRDLKPDNVLLETNDEETLLKVSDFGLSKFVQKDSVMRTLCGTPLYVAPEVLITGGREAYTKKVDIWSLGVVLFTCLSGTLPFSDEYGTPAAQQIKKGRFAYGHPSWKGVSQRAKLLINQMLIVDPERRPSIDDVLQSSWLRDAPMLQKAKSLMKLDGMEIEEENFLEPPTKRSRR, from the exons ATGGCACGCGACACACAAGGAACACAGGGAACCCAGAGTCAGGCCTCCAATATCTGGACGCAGGTGGAGAGCCAGCCGATGGAGAAGATCGTCTGGGGTCGATTGTACGGCAAGAACATTAAGATCAAATCGCTGGGTACGAGTTCCAAATACCGAATCCTTTATACGCATTCGTCCTTTTCTGTTG ATCTCAACAACGACGAGTTCACCGCAGGACGAGGGGAGGCCAACGACTTGATCCTCACGCTCAACGATTTGCCCGAGAAAATCCTGACGCGCATTTCCAAAGTGCATTTTATCATAAAGCGGGCAAACTGCGAGCTTACCAATCCAGTTTATATTCAG GATCTCTCACGCAACGGGACGTTTGTGAATAACGAAAAAATTGGCACAAACAGGATGCGAATCCTAAAGAATGACGACGTAATTTCCCTGTCCCACCCAACGTACAAAG CCTTTGTATTCAAGGATCTCAGCCCGAATGAGTCGATCGGCCTTCCCGAGGAGATTAACAAGACGTATTATGTAAATCGCAAGCTGGGATCAGGAGCGTATGGACTGGTGCGTTTGGTCTATGACACCCGCACCTGCCAGCAGTTTGCGATGAAAATCGTTAAGAAGAATATGCTCTCTGGGGCGCGACCCAGCACCAATTTCAGTGATCCCGACCGGGTGCTCAACGAGGCCAAGATTATGAAGAATCTTTCCCATCCGTGCGTGGTTCGCATGCACGACATCGTGGACAAGCCGGATTCTGTGTATATGGTGCTGGAGTTTATGCGCGGCGGCGACCTGCTCAACCGAATCATCAGCAACAAACTACTCAGCGAGGACACCTCGAAGCTTTACTTTTACCAAATGTGCCATGCCGTCAAGTACCTACACGATCGGg GCATCACCCATCGTGACCTCAAGCCAGACAATGTTTTGCTGGAGACCAATGACGAGGAGACCCTGCTGAAGGTCTCCGATTTCGGGCTGAGTAAGTTTGTGCAGAAGGACTCGGTTATGCGAACGCTCTGTGGCACTCCTCTCTACGTGGCCCCTGAGGTGCTGATTACCGGCGGCCGGGAAGCCTACACCAAGAAAGTGGACATTTGGAGCTTGGGAGTGGTGCTCTTTACTTG CCTGAGTGGCACTCTACCCTTTTCGGACGAGTACGGCACCCCGGCGGCCCAGCAAATAAAGAAGGGCAGATTCGCGTACGGACACCCTTCTTGGAAGGGTGTCTCGCAGCGCGCCAAGCTGCTGATCAACCAAATGCTCATTGTGGATCCCGAGCGGCGACCCTCAATCGACGACGTTTTGCAGAGCAGCTGGCTGCGCGATGCGCCCATGCTGCAGAAGGCGAAGAGTCTGATGAAGCTCGATGGCATGGAGATCGAGGAGGAGAACTTCCTTGAGCCACCCACCAAGCGATCGCGACGCTag
- the LOC6614767 gene encoding ovarian-specific serine/threonine-protein kinase Lok isoform X2, with translation MARDTQGTQGTQSQASNIWTQVESQPMEKIVWGRLYGKNIKIKSLDLNNDEFTAGRGEANDLILTLNDLPEKILTRISKVHFIIKRANCELTNPVYIQDLSRNGTFVNNEKIGTNRMRILKNDDVISLSHPTYKAFVFKDLSPNESIGLPEEINKTYYVNRKLGSGAYGLVRLVYDTRTCQQFAMKIVKKNMLSGARPSTNFSDPDRVLNEAKIMKNLSHPCVVRMHDIVDKPDSVYMVLEFMRGGDLLNRIISNKLLSEDTSKLYFYQMCHAVKYLHDRGITHRDLKPDNVLLETNDEETLLKVSDFGLSKFVQKDSVMRTLCGTPLYVAPEVLITGGREAYTKKVDIWSLGVVLFTCLSGTLPFSDEYGTPAAQQIKKGRFAYGHPSWKGVSQRAKLLINQMLIVDPERRPSIDDVLQSSWLRDAPMLQKAKSLMKLDGMEIEEENFLEPPTKRSRR, from the exons ATGGCACGCGACACACAAGGAACACAGGGAACCCAGAGTCAGGCCTCCAATATCTGGACGCAGGTGGAGAGCCAGCCGATGGAGAAGATCGTCTGGGGTCGATTGTACGGCAAGAACATTAAGATCAAATCGCTGG ATCTCAACAACGACGAGTTCACCGCAGGACGAGGGGAGGCCAACGACTTGATCCTCACGCTCAACGATTTGCCCGAGAAAATCCTGACGCGCATTTCCAAAGTGCATTTTATCATAAAGCGGGCAAACTGCGAGCTTACCAATCCAGTTTATATTCAG GATCTCTCACGCAACGGGACGTTTGTGAATAACGAAAAAATTGGCACAAACAGGATGCGAATCCTAAAGAATGACGACGTAATTTCCCTGTCCCACCCAACGTACAAAG CCTTTGTATTCAAGGATCTCAGCCCGAATGAGTCGATCGGCCTTCCCGAGGAGATTAACAAGACGTATTATGTAAATCGCAAGCTGGGATCAGGAGCGTATGGACTGGTGCGTTTGGTCTATGACACCCGCACCTGCCAGCAGTTTGCGATGAAAATCGTTAAGAAGAATATGCTCTCTGGGGCGCGACCCAGCACCAATTTCAGTGATCCCGACCGGGTGCTCAACGAGGCCAAGATTATGAAGAATCTTTCCCATCCGTGCGTGGTTCGCATGCACGACATCGTGGACAAGCCGGATTCTGTGTATATGGTGCTGGAGTTTATGCGCGGCGGCGACCTGCTCAACCGAATCATCAGCAACAAACTACTCAGCGAGGACACCTCGAAGCTTTACTTTTACCAAATGTGCCATGCCGTCAAGTACCTACACGATCGGg GCATCACCCATCGTGACCTCAAGCCAGACAATGTTTTGCTGGAGACCAATGACGAGGAGACCCTGCTGAAGGTCTCCGATTTCGGGCTGAGTAAGTTTGTGCAGAAGGACTCGGTTATGCGAACGCTCTGTGGCACTCCTCTCTACGTGGCCCCTGAGGTGCTGATTACCGGCGGCCGGGAAGCCTACACCAAGAAAGTGGACATTTGGAGCTTGGGAGTGGTGCTCTTTACTTG CCTGAGTGGCACTCTACCCTTTTCGGACGAGTACGGCACCCCGGCGGCCCAGCAAATAAAGAAGGGCAGATTCGCGTACGGACACCCTTCTTGGAAGGGTGTCTCGCAGCGCGCCAAGCTGCTGATCAACCAAATGCTCATTGTGGATCCCGAGCGGCGACCCTCAATCGACGACGTTTTGCAGAGCAGCTGGCTGCGCGATGCGCCCATGCTGCAGAAGGCGAAGAGTCTGATGAAGCTCGATGGCATGGAGATCGAGGAGGAGAACTTCCTTGAGCCACCCACCAAGCGATCGCGACGCTag
- the LOC6614768 gene encoding protein valois isoform X1, with protein sequence MFPQRSSVLYRTPVTHQPPPALELAGNLEYPNLNVADLNARLENLSPRLHDCWDSIAINDHNHLALATNRREGRHWWGMLFGYGRDQMHHMTVDSANFKLQAEHTVNIVRYAEDDVLLVALGDTRLQAWSTYSKVRDSQSLYCLFIVGESSAHPTPISQLSVFKAEPRTAVSGSADGTLNVWDLSGADMVSTYRSRSSHTDKLTALATPAASADKFVTCDRGGCARLWDVRAAAPSSTCLYADASHVLSFTSTAWAAASELQGDNHIYLGDYDGKVHTLDIRVPRKLAETREYFDKGHVTQLIINGPYLAAMSNFPASVKVANVQAGHEFIYTHQDTHSRLTDAVWTDDSTLITIGHGRKMVTHAIK encoded by the exons ATGTTCCCGCAACGCAGCTCGGTACTGTACCGCACGCCGGTGACCCACCAGCCTCCGCCGGCACTGGAGCTGGCCGGGAATCTGGAGTACCCGAACCTCAACGTTGCGGACCTGAACGCGCGATTGGAGAACCTTTCGCCGCGACTGCACGACTGCTGGGACAGCATCGCCATCAATGATCACAACCACCTGGCCCTGGCCACCAACCGACGCGAAGGACGCCACTGGTGGGGCATGTTGTTCGGCTACGGGCGCGACCAGATGCACCACATGACTGTGGACTCGGCGAACTTCAAATTGCAGGCGGAGCACACGGTGAATATTGTGCGCTACGCCGAGGATGATGTCCTACTGGTGGCCCTTGGGGATACGCGACTCCAGGCCTGGTCTACATACTCCAAGGTGCGAGATTCTCAGTCGCTCTACTGCCTCTTCATCGTGGGCGAGTCCAGCGCGCATCCCACGCCCATCAGCCAACTGAGCGTCTTCAAGGCGGAACCCCGCACGGCCGTTTCGGGCTCAGCGGACGGCACCCtcaat GTCTGGGATCTCTCGGGCGCCGATATGGTGAGTACCTACAGATCGCGCTCCTCGCATACCGACAAGTTGACTGCCCTGGCCACACCCGCAGCTTCGGCCGACAAGTTTGTGACCTGTGATCGTGGCGGCTGTGCCCGCCTTTGGGATGTCCGGGCAGCGGCTCCATCTTCCACGTGCCTCTATGCGGATGCCAGCCACGTGCTGAGCTTCACCAGTACCGCCTGGGCCGCTGCCTCGGAGCTGCAGGGTGACAATCACATCTATCTCGGGGACTATGATGGCAAGGTTCATACTCTGGACATTCGAGTGCCACGAAAACTGGCGGAAACCAGGGAATACTTCGACAAGGGCCATGTCACCCAGCTCATAATCAATGG GCCCTATCTGGCTGCGATGAGCAATTTTCCCGCCTCCGTGAAAGTGGCCAATGTGCAGGCGGGCCATGAGTTCATCTACACGCACCAGGACACCCATTCTCGCCTAACTGATGCCGTTTGGACCGATGATAGCACCCTCATCACCATTGGACATGGCCGCAAAATGGTGACGCACGCGATCAAATAA
- the LOC6614768 gene encoding protein valois isoform X2: MFPQRSSVLYRTPVTHQPPPALELAGNLEYPNLNVADLNARLENLSPRLHDCWDSIAINDHNHLALATNRREGRHWWGMLFGYGRDQMHHMTVDSANFKLQAEHTVNIVRYAEDDVLLVALGDTRLQAWSTYSKVRDSQSLYCLFIVGESSAHPTPISQLSVFKAEPRTAVSGSADGTLNVWDLSGADMLRPTSL, encoded by the exons ATGTTCCCGCAACGCAGCTCGGTACTGTACCGCACGCCGGTGACCCACCAGCCTCCGCCGGCACTGGAGCTGGCCGGGAATCTGGAGTACCCGAACCTCAACGTTGCGGACCTGAACGCGCGATTGGAGAACCTTTCGCCGCGACTGCACGACTGCTGGGACAGCATCGCCATCAATGATCACAACCACCTGGCCCTGGCCACCAACCGACGCGAAGGACGCCACTGGTGGGGCATGTTGTTCGGCTACGGGCGCGACCAGATGCACCACATGACTGTGGACTCGGCGAACTTCAAATTGCAGGCGGAGCACACGGTGAATATTGTGCGCTACGCCGAGGATGATGTCCTACTGGTGGCCCTTGGGGATACGCGACTCCAGGCCTGGTCTACATACTCCAAGGTGCGAGATTCTCAGTCGCTCTACTGCCTCTTCATCGTGGGCGAGTCCAGCGCGCATCCCACGCCCATCAGCCAACTGAGCGTCTTCAAGGCGGAACCCCGCACGGCCGTTTCGGGCTCAGCGGACGGCACCCtcaat GTCTGGGATCTCTCGGGCGCCGATATG CTTCGGCCGACAAGTTTGTGA
- the LOC6614769 gene encoding alkaline ceramidase: MGGMGGGGLLDIYSMAWEHLRPGSSPVDWCEGNYLISSNIAEFVNTFSNFLFILLPPVLIMLFKEYGRFVTPGIHVIWVLLIVVGLSSMYFHATLSLIGQLLDELAILWVFMAAFSLFYPKRYYPKFVKNDRKTFSWLMLLSAIAATGLSWWKPIVNAFVLMFMSVPTMVMLYTELQRVSDQRVYRLGIRSTTVWAVAVFCWINDRIFCEAWSSINFPYLHGFWHIFIFIAAYTVLVLFAYFYVESELPQRQPLLKYWPKNEFEFGIPFISIRNPDSKDWLLYCSLYMQDYDYDYKHGKN, encoded by the exons ATGGGCGGGATGGGGGGCGGCGGGCTGCTGGACATCTACTCCATGGCCTGGGAGCACCTGAGACCCGGAAGCTCGCCCGTCGACTGGTGCGAAGGCAATTACTTGATTTCATCCAACATCGCCGAGTTCGTGAACACG TTTAGCAACTTTCTGTTCATCCTACTGCCGCCCGTCCTGATAATGCTCTTCAAGGAGTACGGACGCTTTGTGACGCCCGGAATCCACGTCATCTGGGTGCTGCTCATCGTGGTTGGCCTGAGTTCGATGTACTTTCACGCCACTCTCAGTCTAATTGGCCAGCTGCTGGACGAACTGGCCATCCTCTGGGTCTTCATGGCGGCCTTTTCGCTCTTCTATCCGAAGCGCTACTATCCCAAGTTCGTGAAAAACGATCG CAAAACCTTCAGTTGGCTCATGCTCTTGTCGGCGATTGCAGCAACGGGCTTGTCATGGTGGAAGCCCATTGTTAACGCCTTTGTTCTCATGTTCATGAGTGTGCCGACCATGGTAATGCTCTACACAGAGCTGCAGAG AGTTAGTGACCAGAGGGTCTACCGCCTGGGCATCCGATCGACGACCGTCTGGGCAGTTGCGGTGTTCTGCTGGATCAATGACCGGATCTTCTGCGAGGCCTGGTCCTCGATCAATTTTCCATACCTGCACGGCTTCTGGcacatattcattttcatagCAGCCTACACGGTGCTGGTGCTGTTCGCCTACTTCTACGTGGAATCGGAGCTGCCCCAGCGACAGCCGCTGCTGAAGTACTGGCCGAAGAACGAGTTCGAGTTCGGGATACCCTTCATTTCGATCCGGAACCCAG ATTCGAAAGATTGGCTCCTCTACTGCAGCCTGTACATGCAGGACTATGACTATGACTACAAGCACGGGAAGAACTAA
- the LOC6614770 gene encoding uncharacterized protein LOC6614770: MQLLNKTFEAPMKTLQPEVIMTRTRKDFQALFIAICFGFWNKNCVQGAGEYYVYSPVCQMPSVNPFTWDTMSNFHRRSLRHCHNDSDMVTSEFDFETHRYRLHVHEHLAKPIMNRKGNATLECEYQEISRDNSDQKPDNTYNQLRSRSIEQHQFVPNNTDYMITSCYVRDVTNHRELLQQDAISFIEDRLPKEKVKDFVKDESEVHKPSVLIMGLDSTSRINLRRAMPSVYKFVRQPGWFEMQGYNKVGDNTFPNLLAALTGDSEKGVGDYCDVTKPGCLDSLNFIWKRFKAANYTTAFAEECSSISTFNYLKPGFVKQPTDYYLRPLLFAIEKQFKVTKDFGFAYCVGRHLSFSYVWDFGQQFIDRFLGRSPMFGFLWSNSFTHDYYEGATALDNLLWKYLKSFEESNLFQKSIVILMSDHGHRYNTLRRASTGYFEERMPMMFIYLPPWFRNKYPHLATNLGKNQNRLSSNYDMYMTLQHLLRLDSKSVDEFPDNLRARQCKSCQSLFFELPFNRTCQMAGIEEKWCCCQPTETITNSPYVSTIAEAIVQRMNEHLVSHNLSDLCHNFTLDYVEKADRKTILSNGLRPADKNEQVYIIVFETVPKNPIFEATVRWNSRTQKLLHLDVEDLSRLTSYKNDANCINRKNAKKYCICKESLSRPN, from the exons ATGCAATTATTAAACAAGACTTTCGAGGCGCCAATGAAAACACTGCAACCAGAGGTGATCATGACGCGGACGCGTAAGGACTTTCAAGCCCTTTTCATCGCAATATGCTTTGGTTTTTGGAACAAGAACTGTGTTCAGGGGGCTGGTGAGTACTATGTATATAGTCCGGTGTGCCAGATGCCCTCCGTGAATCCCTTCACGTGGGACACAATGAGTAACTTCCACCGAAGGTCGCTGAGGCATTGCCACAACGACAGCGACATGGTCACGAGTGAGTTCGACTTCGAGACTCATCGGTACCGACTGCATGTGCACGAGCACCTGGCCAAGCCCATTATGAACAGGAAGGGCAATGCTACCCTGGAGTGCGAGTACCAGGAGATTTCACGGGATAATTCCGACCAGAAACCCGACAATACCTATAA TCAGCTAAGAAGTCGATCCATTGAGCAGCACCAATTCGTCCCGAACAACACGGATTACATGATCACCAGTTGCTACGTGAGGGATGTGACCAATCACCGAGAGCTGCTGCAACAGGATGCCATTTCCTTCATAGAGGACCGCCTTCCAAAGGAGAAGGTCAAGGATTTCGTGAAGGATGAAAGTGAGGTGCACAAGCCGAGCGTTCTGATCATGGGACTGGACTCTACATCGCGCATAAATCTTCGACGAGCAATGCCATCGGTTTACAAATTCGTTAGGCAACCCGGCTGGTTCGAAATGCAGGGCTACAATAAGGTGGGCGACAATACCTTTCCCAATCTTCTGGCCGCGCTGACAGGGGATTCCGAAAAGGGAGTAGGGGACTACTGTGATGTCACGAAGCCCGGCTGCTTGGACTCCCTGAACTTCATTTGGAAGCGTTTCAAGGCAGCCAACTATACTACAGCCTTCGCCGAAGAATGTTCATCTATAAGTACCTTCAACTACCTGAAACCGGGTTTTGTGAAGCAGCCAACTGATTACTACCTTCGCCCTCTACTTTTCGCCAtcgaaaaacaatttaaagtGACCAAGGACTTCGGATTCGCCTACTGCGTGGGTCGCCACCTCAGCTTCAGCTACGTCTGGGACTTTGGCCAGCAGTTCATCGATCGCTTCCTCGGCAGATCTCCGATGTTTGGCTTCCTATGGAGCAACAGCTTCACCCACGATTACTACGAGGGAGCCACTGCGCTGGACAACCTGCTGTGGAAGTATCTAAAGTCCTTCGAGGAGTCCAATCTCTTTCAGAAGTCCATAGTGATTCTGATGAGTGATCATGGCCACCGATATAACACTTTGAGGCGGGCTTCCACAGGGTATTTCGAGGAGCGCATGCCAATGATGTTTATCTACTTGCCACCCTGGTTCCGGAACAAGTATCCCCATTTGGCGACTAATCTTGGCAAGAACCAGAATCGACTCTCGTCCAACTACGATATGTACATGACGCTCCAGCACTTGCTCCGGTTGGATAGCAAGTCCGTGGATGAGTTCCCGGATAATCTCAGGGCAAGGCAGTGTAAGAGCTGTCAGTCGCTTTTCTTCGAGCTGCCCTTCAATCGCACTTGCCAAATGGCCGGAATCGAGGAGAAATGGTGCTGTTGTCAGCCCACGGAAACCATTACGAATTCCCCGTATGTGAGCACAATTGCCGAGGCTATTGTCCAGCGAATGAACGAGCACTTAGTTAGCCATAACCTGAGCGATCTTTGCCACAATTTCACATTGGATTATGTGGAGAAAGCAGATCGCAAAACCATCTTGTCCAACGGACTTCGTCCGGCTGATAAAAACGAGCAAGTTTACATCATTGTTTTCGAGACTGTGCCGAAAAACCCAATTTTTGAGGCCACTGTGCGCTGGAATAGTCGAACACAAAAGCTTCTTCACTTAGATGTCGAGGACTTGAGTCGATTGACCTCCTACAAGAACGACGCCAACTGTATAAATCGCAAGAACGCCAAGAAGTATTGCATTTGCAAGGAAAGCTTAAGTAGACCTAATTAG
- the LOC6614772 gene encoding 6-pyruvoyl tetrahydrobiopterin synthase, with the protein MSQQPVAFLTRRETFSACHRLHSPQLSDAENLEVFGKCNNFHGHGHNYTVEITVRGPIDRRTGMVLNITELKEAIETVIMKRLDHKNLDKDVEYFANTPSTTENLAVYIWDNIRLQLKKPELLYEVKIHETPKNIISYRGPYPLNGIYNPINKRIAHDSCTNISSDSD; encoded by the exons ATGTCGCAGCAACCTGTTGCCTTTTTAACCCGTCGCGAAACTTTCAGCGCCTGTCATCGTCTCCATAG TCCCCAATTGAGCGATGCCGAGAATCTGGAAGTCTTCGGCAAGTGCAACAACTTCCACGGCCACGGACACAACTATACAG TTGAGATAACCGTCCGTGGTCCCATCGATCGGCGAACCGGAATGGTGCTAAACATCACGGAGCTGAAAGAGGCTATAGAAACTGTGATTATGAAGCGCCTGGACCACAAGAATCTCGACAAGGATGTCGAATACTTTGCCAATACA CCCAGCACCACAGAAAACTTGGCCGTTTACATCTGGGACAACATCCGTCTGCAGCTGAAGAAGCCGGAGTTGCTGTACGAGGTGAAGATCCATGAGACCCCAAAGAACATTATCAGCTACCGCGGCCCGTACCCGCTCAACGGCATCTACAACCCCATCAACAAACGCATCGCTCACGATTCGTGCACCAACATATCGTCGGATTCGGATTGA